From Mesorhizobium australicum, a single genomic window includes:
- a CDS encoding MerR family transcriptional regulator, whose amino-acid sequence MSARILTIGHLARETDTKVETVRFYEKSGLLPAPARTEGNYRSYDRSHLSRLSFIRRARDLGFSLDQVRELLALSDDRDRSCAAIDAIAKEHRAEVERKIADLQSLKHELDRMIGQCGCGIVADCRIIESLSPSTAA is encoded by the coding sequence ATGAGCGCGCGAATTCTGACGATCGGCCATCTGGCCCGGGAAACCGACACCAAGGTGGAGACGGTCCGCTTCTACGAGAAATCGGGGCTTCTGCCTGCCCCGGCACGGACCGAGGGCAACTACCGTTCCTATGACAGGTCGCATCTCAGCCGACTGAGCTTCATCCGGCGGGCGCGCGATCTCGGCTTCTCGCTCGATCAGGTCCGGGAGTTATTGGCGCTTTCCGACGACCGCGACCGATCCTGCGCGGCGATCGACGCCATTGCCAAGGAGCACCGCGCGGAGGTCGAGCGCAAGATTGCCGACCTCCAGTCCCTGAAACACGAGCTCGACCGGATGATCGGCCAGTGCGGCTGCGGCATCGTCGCCGATTGCCGCATCATCGAATCCCTGTCGCCCTCGACCGCGGCCTGA
- the pstB gene encoding phosphate ABC transporter ATP-binding protein PstB — MVGSRHGCRAPHADPVSVFYGEKQALFEVNLDVPKNQVTALIGPSGCGKSTFLRCLNRMNDTIEIASVAGKITLDGNDIYDPSIDVVELRARVGMVFQKPNPFPKSIYENVAYGPKIHGLAKSKADFDRIVQSSLQRAALWNEVRDRLHEPGTGLSGGQQQRLCIARAIAVSPEVILMDEPCSALDPIATAKVEELIDELREHYTIVIVTHSMQQAARVSQRTAMFHLGYLVEQGATDKMFTSPDDERTQAYITGRFG, encoded by the coding sequence ATTGTAGGCAGCCGTCACGGCTGCCGTGCTCCGCACGCTGACCCAGTCTCGGTCTTCTATGGCGAGAAACAGGCTCTGTTCGAGGTCAACCTCGACGTCCCCAAGAACCAGGTAACGGCACTGATCGGACCTTCGGGTTGTGGCAAATCGACATTTCTGCGCTGCCTTAACCGCATGAACGACACAATCGAGATTGCCAGCGTCGCAGGCAAGATCACGCTTGACGGCAATGACATCTACGACCCGTCGATCGACGTCGTGGAACTGCGCGCTCGCGTCGGCATGGTGTTTCAAAAGCCCAATCCGTTTCCGAAGTCGATCTACGAAAACGTTGCTTACGGCCCCAAAATTCATGGCCTTGCCAAGAGCAAGGCGGACTTCGACCGGATCGTGCAATCGAGCCTACAGCGTGCCGCGCTCTGGAACGAGGTCAGGGACCGGTTGCACGAGCCGGGAACGGGCCTGTCGGGTGGCCAGCAGCAGCGCCTCTGCATTGCCCGCGCGATCGCCGTGTCGCCGGAAGTTATTCTCATGGATGAGCCCTGCTCAGCCCTCGATCCGATCGCCACCGCCAAGGTCGAAGAGCTGATCGACGAATTGCGCGAGCACTACACGATCGTCATCGTCACCCATTCCATGCAGCAGGCCGCGCGCGTTTCTCAGCGTACCGCCATGTTCCACTTGGGTTATCTCGTTGAGCAAGGGGCGACGGACAAGATGTTCACCAGCCCCGACGACGAACGCACCCAAGCCTACATCACCGGACGCTTCGGTTGA
- the phoU gene encoding phosphate signaling complex protein PhoU, giving the protein MNNHTVAAFDEDLDHIDRLLREMGELGATMVGGATDALLQIDRALSQRVISDDAIMDAKQRELDDRAITLIAKRQPMADDLRSVVGAIRMATDLERIGDLAKNISKRVEAIGQGLAPRPLSSSINTMASLVLAQISGVVSLYIARDANGLQALRADDQKVDVQYTSVFRELLTYMMEDPRNITPCTHLLFCAKNLERIGDHVTNIAENAYYVVTGAQLPAYRPKMDETVIAASS; this is encoded by the coding sequence ATGAACAACCACACAGTGGCGGCCTTTGACGAGGATCTCGATCATATCGATCGTCTCCTCCGCGAAATGGGGGAACTTGGCGCGACAATGGTTGGCGGGGCGACTGACGCGTTGCTTCAGATCGACCGGGCGCTCAGCCAGCGCGTGATTTCGGACGACGCGATCATGGACGCCAAGCAGCGTGAGCTCGATGATAGGGCAATCACCCTGATCGCAAAGAGGCAACCCATGGCGGACGATCTCCGGTCGGTCGTCGGCGCAATCCGCATGGCGACCGACCTGGAGCGCATCGGCGACCTCGCGAAGAACATTTCGAAGCGGGTGGAGGCCATCGGCCAAGGCCTGGCGCCGCGCCCGCTGTCCAGTTCGATCAACACGATGGCGTCTTTGGTTCTGGCACAGATTTCGGGTGTCGTTTCGCTCTACATTGCGCGTGACGCCAACGGGCTGCAGGCGCTGCGCGCCGACGACCAGAAAGTGGATGTTCAGTACACGTCGGTGTTTCGTGAGCTTCTAACCTACATGATGGAAGACCCACGCAACATCACGCCCTGCACACATCTGCTCTTTTGCGCAAAGAACCTCGAGCGCATCGGCGATCACGTCACCAATATCGCGGAAAATGCCTACTATGTCGTGACGGGTGCGCAACTTCCGGCCTACCGTCCGAAGATGGACGAAACCGTGATTGCGGCATCGTCTTGA